The following is a genomic window from Micromonospora cathayae.
CCGGCGGTGGGCTGGGTCAGCCCCATCAGCACCCGCAGGGTGGTGGTCTTGCCGGCGCCGTTCGGCCCGAGCAGCCCGACCACCTGACCGGGGTGCACCTCGAAGTCGACGTTCGACACGGCGACGAAGCCGTCGGCGTACTCCTTGCGGAGCTGCCGGACGGCCAGCGGCGTGCCCGCGTACGCCGGGTGGATCGAGCTGTCCTGGCGGCGGTGCCGGCGGCGCAGCACGGCGACGACCACGACCAGCCCGACCACGATGGTGGCGAGCAGCCCGGCGAGCACCCAACGCCAGACGGTGGCGGTGGTGGGGATCGGGTCGCCGGCCACGGTGGGCAGCACCACCGGCCCGTCGCCCGGGGCGACGGTGTGCACGGTCGGCTCGGCCGGGGTGGCGTACGCCTGGTCGCTGGTGGCGACGACGATCCGGACCCGGTGCCCGGCCTCGATCCGGCGGACGATCGCCGGCAGGGTGACGGTGACCGGCTGGGCCTGCTCGATCCGCTCCGGCAGCCCGGTGAGCCGGACCGGGGCGACCAGGCCGTTGGGCAGGCTGGCCGCGCCGTTCGGGTCGACGTCGTAGAGCTTGACGAAGAGGACGGCCTCACCGGTCGGGGAGGCGGCCCGGATGCTGACGGTGGGCGCGCCGACCACGTCGACCGCCTCGTCCAGCGGGGCGGAGTCGAACCGGGCGTGCTGGCCGGGCAGGTCGCCGGCGATGCCGTCGAGCAGGCTGGAGAACGCGCCGGCCAGCGGCACCGAGGAGATCGCCGCCGGGTTGCCGCCGGGCGGGTTGGCGACCGGCTGCGCGGGCCCGGTCACGGTGATCTCGCGCCGCTGGTCGCCGGCGGTGCCCGGGTACTCGGTGGTGCGGTAGCCGGTCGCCACCAGGCCCCGGTCGAGGGCGTCGAAGCCGGCGATCCGGGACCAGGTGAAGTCGTCGCCCGGGGCGTCGCCCTCACCCTTGACGTAGTGGTTCAACCACTGCACGGTCAGGTACTTCACCCGGTCCGAGTCGGTCTTCGGGCCGTCGCCGCCGTCGTGTCCGCCGGTGAACCAGGCGACCCGGACGGGGGTGCCGGTGGCGGCGATGCCGCGCGCGTTGGCGTCCGCCTCGGCGAGCGGGAAGAGGCTGTCCGCTTCGCCCTGCACCAGCAGGGTCGGGGCCTTGATCCGGTCCAGTACGGGGGCCGGGCTGGACCGGCGCAGCAGGTCCACGGCGGCCTGGTCGGCCCGGCCGGTCGCGGCGATCCGCAGGTACGCGGCGCAGACGTCGGCGGCGAACCGACCGCAGGCCGGGTCGGCGGTCGGCGGCGGCACGCCCGGGGCGGCGGTCGACGGCGGGACGTCCTGGGAGGCGGGCGCGTCCGGGGCGGGCCGCCCGTCTGCGGTCCCGTTCTCCGCGTCCGCGCCGCCGGCGGCCGGGTCCGCTCCGGTGAGTCCGGCCAGTCCGGTGGGTGCCGCGCCGCTGCCGAAGAAGACCCCGGCCCAGCCCTTCTTGAAGACCCCGTCGGTGGGCGGCCGGCCGGTGCTCTCCGGCAGGAAGGCGCGGGGCAGGTCGTTCCAGGTGATCATGGGCACGATCGCGTCGACCCGCTGGTCCTGCGCGGCCAGCAGCAGGGCCAGCCCGCCGCCGTAGGAGCCGCCGACCACTCCGACCGTCGGGTCGCCCTCGGCGTCGGTACGCACCTCGGGGCGGGTGGCCAGCCAGTCCAGCAGCCGCTGGGCGTCGCGTACCTCGTGGTCGGGGCTGTTCAGGTGGATCTGCCCGCCGCTGCGGCCGAAGCCGCGCGCGGTCCAGGTGAGCACCGCGTACCCCTGCTCGGTGAGTTCCTCGGCGTCGGTGCGGACCGAGTCCTTGGTGCCGCCGAAGCCGTGCGCGAGCAGCACCGCCGGCACCCTGCGGTCGGCCGACGCGTCCTCGGGCAGGAAGAAGGAGGTGTCCAGCGGCACCGGCTCGCCGCCGGTCGGGCCGGCCGGCACCGGCAGCAGCGCGGACCTGACGGTGAAGGACGGTTGCTCCGGCCACACCGCCCAGCCGACGGTCGCGGCGACCAGCACGGTCGCCACGGAGGCGGCGACCAGCCGGCGGCCGGTGGGCAGGGCGCGCCGGATTCGCGCGGCCGACAGCTTTGGCATGGAGCACACGGTACGTCGTTGATCCTGAGCGTTGGCTGAGATGATCTCGACAAGGCTCCGGAGTCGCACGATGCAGGCGAAACGGTGGTGTCGCGCCCGCCGGGGCACGGCGGTGTCGCCGACATCGGGTGGATCAGACGATGAGATCAGCCGTACGTCCGTACGGCCGGCCCGATCGGCGGTGCACACCTGGTCGACCGCGCAGGACCTATCGCAACATGGTGGGTTGAATTCGTGTTTCGTGAATTCCGAATCTTCCCCCGAAACCCATGAGATGACACCATCCCACCCCCGCTTTCGCAACCTGAAGCACCTGAACGTTTACGCTTCGTCACTGACGGGCCGGAGTGGGACACCACGTCCACTCGGGGGCCGGGCGGACAGCACACCGACAGGTAGATTTCCGGTCCGGCGCACGAGACCCGGGACAGTGACCAGCCCTGCCCGCAGCCCCACCCCGTCTGGCGTCCGGACCACCGCCGCCGACGGCGGGTGACGTGCCGGGCCGGGCGCACCCTCGGGCCGGCCGCCGGGTCGGTGGTCCGCACCACCACCGACCCGGCGGCCCCGAACGGTTCCGGACAGACCCAGCAGGGGCGCGCGCCGCCCCCGACGGTCCGCGCGCGTCCGGGCCGGGACGGTCCGCGCGGCCCGCGCATTCCGGGGCGGGGCGGTCTGCGCATCCGGGCCGGGCGGACGGTGGCGGCTACCCTCGGGCGGGTGGCAGAACCCGAGTTGACCCTGATCGCCAGCCTGCGTCCGGCGGCGCTGGACGCCCGCCGGGGCGTCGTCCGGCTGCACCCGGAGGTGCTCACCGCACTGGCCCTGCGCCCCGGTGACCCGGTCCGGCTGACCGGCCGACGACAGACCGCCGGCATCGTGGCGAAGGCCGATCCGGGGGCCGGCACCGGCCTGCTGTACGCCGACGACCTGATTCTCGGCAACCTGGGTGTCCGGGACGGCGGCCAGGTCACGGTCAGCCCGCTGCCGGTCAGCGCGGCCGGACGGGTGACGCTGCGTGGACCGGTCGAGATCGTCGCCGTCGTGTCGCCGGAGATGCTGCGGCTCGCGCTGCTCGGCAAGGTGGTCACCGCCGGGGACGACGTCTCGCTGCTCCCCCAGGACGTCGAGCCGGGCACCCCGGTCCGCGCGCTCGTCGAGGCCGCCCGGCGCAGCCTCGCCAACACCGTCGGGTACGCCTGGACCAGTGCCCTGCTCACCGTGGTCACCGTGGAGCCGGGCTCCGGTTCGCTGGTCACCATGGACACCGTGGTCGGCTGGGA
Proteins encoded in this region:
- a CDS encoding alpha/beta fold hydrolase is translated as MPKLSAARIRRALPTGRRLVAASVATVLVAATVGWAVWPEQPSFTVRSALLPVPAGPTGGEPVPLDTSFFLPEDASADRRVPAVLLAHGFGGTKDSVRTDAEELTEQGYAVLTWTARGFGRSGGQIHLNSPDHEVRDAQRLLDWLATRPEVRTDAEGDPTVGVVGGSYGGGLALLLAAQDQRVDAIVPMITWNDLPRAFLPESTGRPPTDGVFKKGWAGVFFGSGAAPTGLAGLTGADPAAGGADAENGTADGRPAPDAPASQDVPPSTAAPGVPPPTADPACGRFAADVCAAYLRIAATGRADQAAVDLLRRSSPAPVLDRIKAPTLLVQGEADSLFPLAEADANARGIAATGTPVRVAWFTGGHDGGDGPKTDSDRVKYLTVQWLNHYVKGEGDAPGDDFTWSRIAGFDALDRGLVATGYRTTEYPGTAGDQRREITVTGPAQPVANPPGGNPAAISSVPLAGAFSSLLDGIAGDLPGQHARFDSAPLDEAVDVVGAPTVSIRAASPTGEAVLFVKLYDVDPNGAASLPNGLVAPVRLTGLPERIEQAQPVTVTLPAIVRRIEAGHRVRIVVATSDQAYATPAEPTVHTVAPGDGPVVLPTVAGDPIPTTATVWRWVLAGLLATIVVGLVVVVAVLRRRHRRQDSSIHPAYAGTPLAVRQLRKEYADGFVAVSNVDFEVHPGQVVGLLGPNGAGKTTTLRVLMGLTQPTAGEIYVFGHRLVPGSPVLSRIGALVEGPGFLPHLSGLENLKAYWRATGRPEAEAHFEQALEIAGLGASVHRRIKNYSHGMKQRLAIAQAMLGLPELLVLDEPTDGLDPPQIAEMRRVLQRYATDGRAVLVSSHLLAEVEQTCTHAVVVNKGRIVASGPVDEIVGESPSVLFDVTDPAAARTVLERLDGVRVLPDSNGQLVVDTNGTARSEVVAELVRAGVGVDRVVPRRRLEDAFLALVGENSRGSGDR